The proteins below come from a single Synechococcus sp. WH 8101 genomic window:
- a CDS encoding ArdC family protein produces the protein MASMVALLEAGTNPWRREWDAASGGHHVNLL, from the coding sequence GTGGCCTCCATGGTCGCCTTGCTGGAGGCCGGCACCAACCCCTGGCGGCGCGAGTGGGATGCCGCCTCGGGGGGGCACCACGTGAATCTGCTCTGA
- a CDS encoding DUF4236 domain-containing protein: protein MGFRFRRSARLGALRFHFSKNGLSSISVGGRGASFNVPVNRRSGARSTVGLPGTGLSWSVEHEADAARGLPNSRRLKPGQLQLLKQECLQILHQELFSPDNDAHRLWSEGLVSQLLLDPRVKGRTAGLLALIETPEAMQAYIERGRSQDDVKRRAQRCLQAAELAGRLLNPGGEKYLNETTEK, encoded by the coding sequence GTGGGTTTTCGTTTCCGTCGCTCCGCCCGCTTGGGCGCCCTGCGGTTTCACTTCTCCAAAAACGGCCTGAGTTCGATCTCAGTTGGTGGCCGGGGTGCCTCGTTCAATGTGCCGGTGAATCGCCGGAGTGGAGCGCGCAGCACGGTGGGCCTGCCAGGGACTGGCCTGAGCTGGAGTGTGGAGCATGAGGCAGACGCTGCCAGGGGCTTGCCCAACAGCCGCCGGCTCAAACCAGGGCAGCTGCAGCTGCTCAAACAGGAATGCCTGCAGATCCTGCACCAGGAGCTCTTTTCCCCAGACAACGACGCCCACCGGCTCTGGAGCGAGGGACTGGTGAGCCAGCTGCTGCTCGATCCACGCGTCAAGGGCCGCACCGCTGGATTGCTGGCGCTGATCGAAACCCCAGAAGCGATGCAGGCCTACATCGAGCGGGGCCGGAGCCAGGACGACGTCAAACGGCGGGCGCAGCGCTGCCTCCAGGCAGCGGAGCTGGCCGGGCGGTTGCTCAATCCCGGTGGCGAGAAATACCTGAATGAGACAACCGAGAAATGA
- a CDS encoding transglutaminase family protein, translating into MAANTATTAVVEQRLRDAGIQLTMGGEPTLVPLHPDGAEWNVSADGPTKLTYARALAGELRRRAWPGSSLIHCPGKRYDGEVNPRWVLRLITGLDGQPLVHWPQHGNTSNTSNAIPSQQQLLDLIHAVGADLRCPLHPLPLRDPLQSDRQIWAVPLSCDQGLWRGVPWPLPEPLRQLTQAPGPAGLRLPLEHFPDDALRQVLTLESDPEGWTIFLPPLEREPLLLLLRSIARHSQTWSEPELSGVLPWDAMTQWQVLGITADPGVLEVNLPVCHTWQDYADWMHCLEQAATHVGLRSWRFRNNRQESTGGGNHLLLGGPNLDDNPFFSRPAWLVGLLRYWQHHPSLAYLFNGRSVGPASQSPRPDEGSANRLDLQLALHTLERLPDGDQRVAIGETLRHLHADRSGNTHRSEISLDKFWNPAWSAGCQGLLEFRAIETLPDHHWSSAVALLFRALAVRLLEPHTRPVDFHPWGESLHDRALLPSELWRDLETVLADLTRSGLTLDQQPFRAIWDWRFPVLLHWCSDQGQLWVRQALEPWPLLCDTPVEGGSTSRFVDSSLRRFEVTADQTLQKNCHLVLQGRALPWPHPEQPLAVRYREEALFPCLHPCLPTDLPLCLELRSQIDDAPIAVWHLATESEGFLASDSSQIKTMAAGRIDRASPLPSVRGGCTLDLRL; encoded by the coding sequence ATGGCTGCCAACACTGCAACCACCGCCGTTGTCGAGCAACGACTTCGGGATGCCGGCATCCAGCTCACCATGGGCGGAGAACCAACCCTCGTTCCTCTGCATCCCGATGGCGCCGAATGGAATGTGAGCGCTGATGGACCCACAAAGCTGACCTATGCCCGTGCTCTCGCTGGCGAACTACGACGACGCGCCTGGCCTGGATCCTCTCTGATTCATTGCCCTGGAAAGCGCTACGACGGCGAAGTCAACCCTCGCTGGGTCTTGCGTCTGATCACAGGGCTGGATGGTCAGCCCCTGGTGCACTGGCCGCAGCACGGCAACACCAGCAACACCAGCAACGCCATCCCATCGCAACAGCAGCTGCTCGACCTGATCCACGCCGTCGGTGCTGATCTGCGTTGCCCCCTCCACCCGCTTCCCCTGAGGGATCCGCTCCAATCGGATCGTCAGATCTGGGCGGTACCGCTCAGCTGTGATCAGGGCCTCTGGAGAGGCGTGCCATGGCCGCTGCCAGAACCGCTGCGCCAACTCACTCAGGCCCCAGGACCAGCTGGCCTGCGCCTGCCACTGGAGCATTTCCCAGACGATGCCTTACGCCAGGTCCTGACGCTTGAGAGCGATCCGGAGGGCTGGACGATCTTTCTGCCGCCCTTGGAGCGGGAACCACTGCTGCTGTTATTGCGCTCCATCGCCAGACACAGCCAGACCTGGTCTGAGCCTGAGCTCAGTGGGGTTCTGCCCTGGGATGCAATGACGCAGTGGCAGGTGCTTGGCATCACCGCCGATCCCGGAGTTCTGGAAGTCAACCTTCCCGTGTGTCACACCTGGCAGGACTACGCCGATTGGATGCACTGCCTTGAACAAGCCGCGACCCATGTGGGGTTGCGCAGTTGGCGGTTCCGGAACAACAGGCAGGAGAGCACCGGTGGTGGCAACCATTTGCTGCTTGGCGGACCAAACCTGGACGACAATCCGTTCTTCTCACGCCCGGCCTGGCTCGTCGGCCTTCTGCGCTACTGGCAACACCACCCCTCGCTCGCCTATCTCTTCAATGGGCGCAGTGTTGGTCCGGCCTCCCAATCACCCAGGCCTGATGAAGGAAGTGCCAACCGGCTCGATCTCCAGCTCGCACTCCACACCCTGGAGCGCCTGCCGGACGGTGATCAGCGCGTAGCGATCGGTGAAACGTTGCGCCATCTGCATGCCGACCGGAGCGGCAACACCCATCGCAGTGAAATCAGTCTCGACAAATTCTGGAATCCAGCCTGGTCTGCTGGTTGCCAGGGCCTGTTGGAATTCAGGGCCATTGAAACGCTGCCGGATCACCACTGGAGTTCGGCGGTGGCGCTGCTGTTCCGAGCCCTGGCTGTTCGTTTGCTCGAACCCCATACGCGGCCCGTGGACTTTCACCCCTGGGGGGAATCGCTCCATGACCGCGCCCTGCTCCCCAGCGAACTCTGGCGTGATCTGGAAACGGTGCTGGCCGATCTGACGCGCAGCGGATTAACGCTGGATCAGCAACCCTTCCGAGCCATCTGGGACTGGCGATTCCCCGTGTTGCTGCACTGGTGCTCGGATCAGGGACAGCTCTGGGTGCGTCAGGCCCTCGAACCCTGGCCTCTGCTTTGCGATACACCGGTGGAGGGAGGCAGCACAAGCCGCTTTGTCGACAGTTCCCTGAGGCGTTTCGAAGTGACTGCCGATCAGACCCTGCAAAAAAACTGTCACCTGGTGTTGCAGGGACGAGCCTTGCCCTGGCCCCATCCGGAGCAACCTCTGGCTGTGCGCTACCGCGAGGAAGCGCTGTTTCCTTGCCTGCATCCCTGTCTGCCAACCGATCTCCCCCTCTGCCTCGAATTGCGCTCCCAGATCGACGACGCTCCGATCGCTGTGTGGCACTTAGCGACGGAATCCGAGGGGTTTCTTGCCAGTGACTCCAGTCAGATCAAGACGATGGCGGCAGGACGGATTGATCGCGCCTCACCACTGCCAAGTGTGCGGGGCGGATGCACTCTCGATCTGAGGCTGTAG